In Salisediminibacterium beveridgei, one DNA window encodes the following:
- the rapZ gene encoding RNase adapter RapZ, with amino-acid sequence MNEKTTGHSTIDLVIITGMSGAGKTVAVQSFEDMGYFCVDNLPPALMPKFIDLVEGSGGKMNKVALVIDLRAREFFDHLFQAIDAMSLESHVSPRILFLDAEDGKLVSRYKETRRNHPLADGGGPLEGIQAERDMLDEMKGQAQTIIDTTDMKPLQLRERIIEQFSSGETDTFSIHLLSFGFKHGIPIDADLVFDVRFLPNPHYIDHMRSLTGLDDEVYNYVLKWNETRMFIDKLDDLLQYMVPQYQREGKQQLVIAIGCTGGKHRSVTLAEYFDKVFSKMDYQTFVTHRDIEKGRKEG; translated from the coding sequence ATGAACGAGAAAACAACGGGTCATTCAACCATTGATTTAGTGATCATCACCGGGATGTCCGGAGCGGGGAAAACCGTTGCCGTGCAGAGCTTTGAAGATATGGGTTACTTCTGTGTAGACAACCTGCCACCCGCGCTGATGCCGAAATTCATCGACCTTGTGGAAGGATCCGGTGGAAAAATGAATAAAGTGGCATTGGTCATCGACCTGCGGGCACGTGAATTTTTTGACCATTTATTCCAGGCCATCGACGCCATGTCCTTGGAATCCCACGTATCTCCGCGGATTCTGTTTCTCGATGCCGAGGACGGGAAACTGGTTTCAAGATACAAGGAAACAAGACGAAATCATCCGCTTGCTGACGGTGGCGGACCTTTGGAAGGCATCCAGGCGGAGAGAGACATGCTCGATGAAATGAAGGGACAGGCTCAGACGATCATTGATACAACCGATATGAAGCCGCTCCAGTTGCGTGAGCGGATCATTGAACAGTTTTCCAGTGGAGAAACCGATACGTTTTCGATTCATCTGCTGTCATTCGGCTTTAAGCACGGTATTCCGATTGATGCGGACCTGGTTTTTGATGTCCGGTTCTTACCGAATCCGCACTACATCGATCATATGCGCTCCTTAACAGGACTCGATGATGAAGTGTACAATTATGTGTTGAAATGGAATGAAACCAGAATGTTTATCGACAAATTGGATGATTTGCTGCAGTATATGGTCCCGCAGTACCAGCGGGAAGGGAAGCAGCAACTGGTGATCGCGATCGGCTGTACCGGAGGGAAGCATCGTTCAGTGACCCTGGCTGAGTATTTCGATAAAGTATTCTCGAAGATGGACTATCAAACCTTTGTCACTCATCGTGATATTGAAAAAGGGCGAAAAGAAGGATGA
- a CDS encoding HPr family phosphocarrier protein — translation MIERTVTVNRKAGLQARPAALFVQEANRFASEIFIEKDGKNVNAKSIMGIMSLAVGANKDVTLKVDGPDEEDAINALVAFVEKEE, via the coding sequence ATGATCGAGAGAACAGTTACCGTGAATCGGAAAGCAGGTTTGCAGGCGAGGCCTGCAGCACTTTTTGTACAGGAGGCAAACCGGTTTGCCTCAGAGATTTTTATCGAAAAGGATGGTAAAAACGTCAATGCAAAGAGCATTATGGGGATCATGAGCCTGGCTGTAGGAGCCAATAAGGACGTGACCTTGAAAGTGGACGGGCCGGATGAGGAAGATGCAATCAATGCACTGGTGGCTTTTGTGGAGAAAGAAGAATGA
- a CDS encoding sugar-binding transcriptional regulator, translated as MNMVLDLQKKLLPDLIDILGRRYRILRYIRLMQPIGRRSLASNIEMSERVLRSEVTFLKEQGLVDFQTMGMTLTEDGQDVLAQLEVVMKEVFDVRAMEEELTAKLGVKEVHIVPGDSDDYPWVLKEMGRSTVNVIKRHLLPEKNTIAVTGGRSIANVADMLIPDTDLKETLFVPARGGLGEQVENQANTICATMARKAMGRYRLLHVPDQLGRDAYESLIYDPIIKEILELIRSSTMVVHGIGEAMAMAERRNSSDEVLEKLKETEAVAEAFGYYFNADGEIVHKVLTIGLQLEDLKNIPTVISVAGGRTKANAIRAYLKRNPNQVLITDEGAAKEMLTKL; from the coding sequence ATGAATATGGTCCTGGATTTACAAAAAAAATTGCTCCCGGACTTAATTGACATACTGGGCAGGCGATATCGGATCCTGCGCTACATTCGACTGATGCAACCCATCGGCAGACGCTCTTTAGCGTCAAACATTGAGATGTCTGAAAGAGTGCTGCGAAGTGAAGTCACTTTTTTGAAAGAACAGGGACTCGTCGACTTTCAGACAATGGGGATGACGCTGACAGAAGATGGACAGGATGTTTTGGCTCAGCTTGAAGTTGTCATGAAAGAAGTTTTTGATGTCCGCGCAATGGAAGAGGAACTGACTGCAAAGCTCGGGGTCAAGGAAGTCCATATCGTACCAGGTGACAGCGATGACTACCCATGGGTATTAAAAGAGATGGGGCGCTCGACAGTGAATGTGATCAAGCGGCATTTGCTTCCTGAAAAGAATACAATCGCCGTTACCGGTGGCCGGTCCATTGCCAACGTGGCGGATATGCTGATCCCGGATACCGACCTGAAGGAAACGCTGTTTGTCCCTGCAAGGGGCGGACTTGGTGAGCAGGTTGAGAACCAGGCAAATACGATTTGTGCCACAATGGCCCGTAAAGCCATGGGACGTTACCGATTACTGCATGTCCCCGATCAGCTTGGACGAGATGCTTATGAGTCCTTGATCTATGATCCGATCATTAAAGAAATTCTGGAACTGATCCGCTCGTCGACGATGGTTGTTCACGGCATCGGTGAAGCGATGGCGATGGCTGAGCGGCGGAATTCGAGCGATGAGGTGCTTGAGAAGCTGAAAGAAACTGAGGCAGTAGCAGAGGCATTTGGCTATTATTTCAATGCAGATGGTGAGATCGTCCATAAAGTGTTGACGATCGGTCTTCAACTCGAAGATCTGAAGAATATCCCGACGGTGATTTCCGTCGCCGGCGGACGGACGAAGGCAAATGCCATTCGTGCCTATCTGAAGCGAAACCCGAATCAGGTATTGATCACCGATGAAGGCGCAGCAAAAGAAATGTTAACAAAATTGTAA
- a CDS encoding phytoene desaturase family protein — protein sequence MERKKTKAIVIGGGLGGLSAAISLKGKGYDVELFEKNENLGGKLNRRSGKGFTFDTGPSILTMPWVLDQLFERVHRRVEDYMTIERIEPQWRTFFEDGTSLDVTGDLPDMIQEMGKVAPDAGASFSQFLSYSESMYQLCMKSFYKTSISGLNEFRKLHQFKELMAMDPFHTVADHTKKYFDNPHLEQLFNFFVMYVGSNPYQSPAILNQLIYVQLGLGIHYVKGGMYGIAEGMEKLLAELRVPVTTNMPIAHIHVDNGEAKGVVTADGSFHQADLVVSNLEAIPAYQTLLPQKGPAKKEAKKLSKTYEPTVSGLVLLLGTDRTFDMTTHHNFFFSEDQEKEFRQIYDEGIPAEDPTVYIGISSKSDPGQAPEGKENLFVLTHVPPKTLQKVETDWDEYREVVLDKLERMGMTGLRDSIEFEYRFTPDDLEELYGANGGSIYGIASNKATNGGFKIPAKSKIYDRLYFTGGSTHPGGGVPMVTLSGQLTADLISEQLTDTVKK from the coding sequence ATGGAAAGAAAGAAAACGAAAGCGATTGTCATTGGTGGAGGACTCGGCGGCTTATCGGCAGCCATTTCCTTGAAAGGGAAAGGGTATGACGTTGAGCTGTTCGAAAAAAATGAGAATCTGGGTGGTAAATTGAACCGCCGTTCCGGAAAGGGGTTTACGTTTGATACGGGTCCGTCGATTTTGACGATGCCGTGGGTACTTGATCAGTTATTTGAGCGGGTGCATCGCCGCGTAGAAGATTATATGACGATTGAACGCATCGAGCCGCAGTGGCGGACGTTCTTCGAAGACGGCACCAGCCTCGATGTTACCGGCGATTTACCGGATATGATCCAGGAGATGGGCAAAGTTGCCCCGGATGCCGGCGCATCATTTTCTCAGTTTTTATCCTACTCCGAGTCGATGTATCAGCTGTGTATGAAAAGTTTCTATAAGACCAGCATCTCCGGGTTGAATGAATTCCGGAAACTCCATCAGTTCAAAGAATTGATGGCGATGGACCCCTTTCACACCGTGGCAGATCATACGAAAAAATATTTTGACAACCCCCACCTTGAACAGTTGTTCAATTTTTTCGTCATGTACGTCGGTTCCAATCCTTATCAGTCTCCGGCTATTTTGAACCAGCTCATTTACGTGCAGCTCGGTCTGGGCATTCATTACGTCAAAGGCGGCATGTATGGGATCGCAGAAGGCATGGAAAAACTTCTTGCTGAGCTGCGTGTGCCCGTGACAACAAACATGCCAATCGCTCATATTCATGTGGACAATGGCGAGGCAAAAGGGGTAGTGACTGCAGATGGTTCCTTCCATCAGGCGGACCTCGTCGTCTCGAACCTGGAAGCCATTCCGGCTTACCAGACCCTCCTGCCGCAAAAGGGCCCTGCGAAAAAAGAGGCAAAGAAGCTGTCGAAAACCTATGAACCAACGGTATCCGGACTCGTTTTACTGCTCGGTACAGACCGGACATTCGATATGACGACACACCATAACTTCTTCTTTTCTGAAGACCAGGAGAAAGAGTTCAGACAGATTTACGATGAAGGTATTCCGGCTGAGGATCCGACCGTATACATCGGCATCTCAAGTAAATCAGATCCAGGGCAGGCACCGGAGGGCAAAGAAAATCTGTTTGTCCTCACCCACGTTCCGCCGAAGACGCTCCAGAAAGTCGAAACGGACTGGGACGAGTACCGGGAAGTGGTGCTTGATAAACTTGAACGGATGGGAATGACCGGCCTTCGCGACAGCATCGAGTTCGAATACCGGTTCACGCCGGATGACCTCGAAGAACTCTACGGCGCAAACGGCGGTTCCATCTACGGCATTGCCTCCAACAAAGCGACCAACGGCGGATTTAAGATCCCCGCCAAGAGCAAGATTTATGACAGGCTGTATTTCACCGGGGGCAGCACACACCCCGGCGGCGGTGTACCGATGGTCACGTTGAGCGGTCAGCTGACGGCGGATCTGATCAGTGAACAGCTGACTGATACCGTCAAGAAATAG
- the gap gene encoding type I glyceraldehyde-3-phosphate dehydrogenase: protein MATKIGINGFGRIGRVVFREALSNPDVEVVAVNDLTDANMLAHLLQYDSVHGKLDVKVEAKGENLIVDGKEIAVTAEKDPANLKWGEFGVEIVIESTGIFTKREAAAKHLEAGAKKVIISAPANGEDKTVVMGVNHTDYDPKNHHVVSNASCTTNCLAPFAKVLHDKFGLKRGMMTTIHSYTNDQAILDLPHKDYRRARAAAESIIPTTTGAAKAVALVLPELKGKLNGGAMRVPTPNVSLVDLVAELDKNVTAEEVNAAFKEASEGEMKGVLGYSEEPLVSRDYNGNNYSSTVDALSTMVMEDNMVKVISWYDNETGYSARCVDLAAYMAKQGL from the coding sequence ATGGCTACAAAGATTGGTATTAATGGATTTGGACGTATTGGACGGGTAGTATTCCGCGAGGCACTATCTAACCCGGATGTTGAAGTTGTTGCAGTCAATGATTTGACAGATGCAAATATGCTCGCTCACCTCTTGCAGTATGATTCTGTTCACGGCAAGCTTGACGTAAAAGTTGAAGCAAAGGGTGAGAACCTGATTGTGGATGGCAAAGAAATTGCCGTTACAGCAGAAAAAGATCCTGCAAACCTGAAGTGGGGCGAATTTGGCGTTGAAATCGTCATCGAATCCACTGGGATCTTCACGAAGCGTGAAGCGGCAGCGAAGCACCTTGAAGCAGGCGCGAAAAAGGTTATCATTTCTGCACCAGCCAATGGCGAAGACAAGACCGTTGTTATGGGTGTTAACCACACGGACTACGATCCGAAAAACCACCATGTGGTATCAAACGCATCCTGCACAACGAACTGCCTGGCGCCATTTGCAAAAGTACTGCATGACAAGTTCGGCTTGAAGCGCGGTATGATGACGACGATCCACTCCTACACGAACGACCAGGCAATCCTGGATCTTCCTCATAAGGACTACCGTCGTGCACGTGCAGCTGCTGAATCCATCATCCCGACAACAACAGGTGCTGCAAAAGCTGTTGCACTCGTATTGCCTGAACTCAAAGGCAAGTTGAACGGTGGCGCGATGCGTGTACCTACACCAAACGTATCCCTGGTGGACCTCGTAGCTGAGCTTGATAAGAACGTAACCGCTGAAGAAGTCAATGCAGCATTCAAAGAAGCCTCTGAAGGTGAAATGAAAGGCGTGCTCGGATACAGTGAAGAGCCACTCGTATCACGCGACTACAATGGCAATAACTACTCTTCCACTGTGGATGCACTTTCCACAATGGTCATGGAAGATAACATGGTTAAGGTCATTTCATGGTATGACAATGAAACAGGCTACTCTGCACGTTGTGTAGACTTGGCTGCTTACATGGCGAAACAAGGCCTGTAA
- a CDS encoding gluconeogenesis factor YvcK family protein, which translates to MSLNKAKVVVIGGGTGLSVLLRGLKTFPVDISAIVTVADDGGSSGRLREELNIPPPGDIRNVLVALSEVEPLFEDLFQHRFDQGAGLSGHSLGNLLIAGMSSVMGDFSRGVQEISRVLNVKGTVIPVSNQHLTLHARFRDGSTCAGESKIPLIGKPIERVYLEPANPIPSSEAIQALEEANLIILGPGSLYTSIIPNLMVPGIREGLMESKAPKVYICNVMTQPGETDGYTVGDHIQAIDDHLQAKVIDSVIMNTQTIPFSYRERYMGEGAEPVAIDQARLDEWKIRTIDDELLSFENELLRHNAIKLSQRLLSLM; encoded by the coding sequence ATGAGTCTGAATAAAGCGAAAGTCGTTGTCATCGGGGGAGGCACCGGCTTATCCGTATTGCTCAGAGGACTGAAAACATTTCCTGTAGATATTTCGGCCATCGTCACGGTTGCTGATGATGGTGGCAGTTCGGGAAGGCTCCGGGAAGAATTGAATATCCCCCCACCAGGAGATATCCGCAATGTCCTGGTGGCTTTGTCTGAAGTGGAACCGTTATTTGAAGACTTGTTTCAGCACCGCTTTGATCAAGGCGCAGGGCTGAGCGGTCATTCGCTTGGGAACCTTCTCATCGCTGGGATGAGCTCAGTGATGGGCGATTTTTCAAGAGGGGTACAGGAGATCAGCCGGGTGTTGAATGTCAAGGGCACGGTGATTCCTGTGTCAAACCAGCATTTGACACTCCATGCCAGGTTTCGGGACGGGAGCACATGTGCGGGTGAATCAAAGATTCCTTTGATCGGAAAACCCATTGAGCGGGTTTATCTTGAACCCGCTAACCCGATACCAAGCTCGGAAGCCATTCAGGCACTTGAAGAAGCAAACCTGATCATTTTGGGCCCTGGCAGTCTTTATACCAGTATTATTCCAAATTTGATGGTTCCGGGGATTCGTGAAGGGCTGATGGAATCCAAAGCACCAAAAGTCTATATCTGTAATGTCATGACCCAACCAGGAGAAACGGATGGGTATACCGTCGGAGATCATATTCAGGCGATTGATGATCATCTTCAGGCAAAAGTCATCGACTCGGTGATTATGAACACACAGACCATTCCATTCTCTTACCGTGAACGGTATATGGGGGAAGGCGCCGAACCAGTTGCGATTGATCAGGCGAGACTTGATGAGTGGAAGATTAGAACAATCGATGATGAATTATTATCCTTTGAGAACGAGCTGCTCCGGCATAATGCCATCAAATTGTCCCAACGGCTATTGTCTTTGATGTAG
- a CDS encoding methyltransferase family protein, whose product MNWADWMIILFTAVWIGEFLFFKSRSKAEGDEKRSFPLILTSVLLVIFTAAVTREFAFWTYEAAVIQGAGVFCYGSGIMLRYWGILHLGRQFTRDVQVRDGDTLVGTGPYRILSHPLYSGLLFTVMGFTLYTGSILASILVLFTALPALIRRIKGEETLLIQAFGIRYQEWMKSRYRLIPFIY is encoded by the coding sequence ATGAACTGGGCTGACTGGATGATCATTCTTTTTACAGCAGTATGGATCGGTGAATTTTTGTTCTTCAAAAGCCGCTCAAAAGCTGAGGGCGACGAAAAGCGTTCCTTTCCGCTGATCCTGACATCGGTTTTGCTCGTCATTTTCACGGCTGCAGTGACCAGGGAATTTGCCTTCTGGACATATGAAGCAGCCGTTATTCAAGGCGCGGGTGTGTTTTGCTACGGTAGCGGAATTATGCTTCGGTACTGGGGCATTCTCCACCTCGGCAGACAATTCACCCGAGACGTTCAGGTGCGCGACGGGGATACCCTGGTCGGTACAGGACCCTACCGGATCCTGAGTCACCCCCTTTATTCCGGGCTGCTTTTTACGGTCATGGGCTTCACTCTTTACACAGGAAGCATCCTTGCGAGCATCCTGGTTCTCTTCACGGCTCTGCCGGCGCTGATCCGCCGGATTAAAGGAGAAGAAACCCTTTTGATTCAGGCATTTGGCATCCGGTATCAAGAATGGATGAAAAGCCGCTACCGGCTGATCCCGTTTATCTATTAG
- the trxB gene encoding thioredoxin-disulfide reductase → MSEDKIYDVVIIGAGPAGMTAAVYTSRANLDTVMIERGMPGGQMANTEDVENYPGYDSILGPDLSQKMFEHSRKFGAEYQYGDVKEVIDGKEYKTIVTGSGEIKTRAIIITTGAKYKHLNVPGEQELSGKGVSYCAVCDGAFFKEKEIVVVGGGDSAVEEAVYLTRFASKVTIVHRRDALRAQKILQDRAFDNDKIEFEWNHVVKEINEENGKVGSVTLENTKDGSTKEFKTDGVFIYIGMLPINEPFLNLGITNEEGYIETNGDMETKIPGIYAAGDIRDKHLRQIVTATGDGSIAGQNSQHYVETLMEELKSAEKV, encoded by the coding sequence ATGAGCGAAGACAAAATTTATGACGTAGTGATTATCGGCGCCGGACCTGCAGGTATGACAGCCGCAGTATACACGTCACGGGCCAATCTGGATACTGTGATGATTGAACGGGGCATGCCGGGTGGACAGATGGCGAATACGGAAGATGTCGAGAACTATCCTGGTTATGACAGCATTCTCGGACCGGATCTTTCCCAAAAGATGTTCGAGCATTCGCGTAAGTTTGGTGCCGAATACCAGTATGGTGATGTCAAAGAAGTGATTGATGGAAAAGAATACAAAACGATCGTAACAGGCAGCGGTGAAATAAAAACCCGTGCGATTATCATCACAACCGGTGCGAAATACAAGCACCTGAATGTTCCGGGTGAACAGGAACTGAGCGGGAAAGGTGTTTCATACTGTGCGGTCTGCGATGGTGCATTCTTTAAAGAGAAGGAAATCGTCGTTGTTGGTGGTGGCGACTCAGCAGTTGAGGAGGCCGTCTATCTGACACGATTTGCTTCAAAAGTGACGATTGTTCACCGAAGAGATGCACTGCGTGCACAAAAAATTCTGCAGGATCGTGCATTCGACAATGACAAGATCGAATTTGAATGGAACCACGTTGTGAAAGAAATTAACGAAGAGAATGGAAAAGTCGGAAGCGTCACTCTTGAAAATACGAAAGACGGTTCCACAAAAGAATTCAAAACCGATGGGGTCTTCATCTATATCGGCATGTTACCGATCAATGAGCCATTCCTGAATCTCGGGATTACGAACGAAGAAGGCTATATCGAGACAAATGGCGATATGGAAACGAAGATTCCTGGCATCTACGCTGCGGGTGATATTCGTGACAAGCACCTCAGACAGATTGTCACAGCAACAGGAGATGGCAGCATTGCCGGTCAGAATTCCCAGCACTATGTGGAAACTCTGATGGAAGAACTGAAATCGGCAGAAAAGGTGTGA
- the clpP gene encoding ATP-dependent Clp endopeptidase proteolytic subunit ClpP produces the protein MNLVPTVIEQTNRGERAYDIYSRLLKDRIIMLGTPVDDNVANSIVAQLLFLAADDPDKDISLYINSPGGSITAGMAIYDTMQFIKPKVQTICIGMAASMGAFLLTAGEPGKRYALPNSEVMIHQPLGGTQGQASDIEIHAKRIVEMKEKLNRILAERTGQDIETVRKDTDRDNFLSAAEAKEYGLIDEVMDKTPDSK, from the coding sequence ATGAACTTAGTCCCTACAGTCATTGAACAAACAAACCGCGGCGAGCGTGCGTATGACATTTACTCACGTCTTCTGAAAGACCGTATTATTATGCTTGGTACACCGGTTGACGACAACGTGGCAAATTCCATTGTCGCCCAGCTTCTGTTTTTGGCAGCGGACGACCCGGACAAAGATATTTCACTTTACATTAACAGTCCAGGTGGTTCGATCACTGCCGGCATGGCTATCTACGACACCATGCAGTTTATCAAACCGAAAGTACAAACCATCTGCATCGGTATGGCAGCTTCCATGGGTGCTTTTCTCTTGACCGCCGGCGAGCCGGGTAAACGCTATGCACTGCCCAACAGTGAAGTCATGATTCACCAGCCGCTCGGAGGAACCCAGGGGCAGGCCTCTGATATTGAAATTCACGCAAAACGAATCGTGGAAATGAAAGAAAAATTAAACCGGATTCTTGCAGAGCGCACGGGTCAGGATATCGAGACCGTTCGAAAAGACACGGACCGGGACAATTTCCTGAGTGCGGCTGAAGCAAAAGAGTATGGTCTGATCGATGAAGTCATGGACAAGACACCGGATTCAAAATAA
- the rpoN gene encoding RNA polymerase factor sigma-54 → MDYGLHQHQSMKLVMTTELRQAITMLQFSTQDLTDYLHEQQLENPLIEIRDPVMYEEVTRRETADSFRQLDRNSGQKRQETNVTALDYLTEPEEGLKDHLLHQIRMMDAENETKQVMTYLALSLNENGYLEHGTDVYAQELNVLEKRTEHALQMLQTLDPPGIAARNLTECLMIQLTQLATKDPLAEAVVADHLDQLAERQFKKIAKALDVGVEDVEAVADFLKTLNPKPGASFHSEPAEYVAPDVHVIDVNGSLHVKLAENHLPKLTMNKQYEQLLSDGGSEVAHYMKQKHEQFQWLKKSIRQRQETILKVTEAIVRHQEAFFLHGAEYLNPLNLKTIAEELDIHESTVSRATSKKYVQSPRGLYELKYFFKSGIAGSDGTGDSADKIKVNMKRLIDEEEKKKPLSDQKLAELLALKEIHVSRRTVAKYREELSIPSSSKRKRFS, encoded by the coding sequence ATGGACTACGGATTACACCAGCATCAGTCCATGAAGCTTGTCATGACAACTGAACTCAGGCAGGCGATCACGATGCTGCAATTCTCCACGCAGGATCTGACTGATTATCTGCACGAACAGCAGCTCGAGAATCCACTCATCGAAATCCGCGATCCGGTGATGTATGAAGAAGTCACCCGGAGAGAAACAGCCGACTCCTTTCGTCAACTCGATCGCAACTCAGGTCAGAAACGCCAGGAAACCAATGTGACAGCACTGGATTATCTGACTGAACCGGAGGAAGGATTAAAGGACCACCTCTTGCATCAGATCCGGATGATGGACGCTGAAAACGAAACGAAGCAAGTCATGACATATTTGGCACTGAGCCTGAACGAGAATGGGTACCTCGAACATGGGACGGACGTGTATGCACAGGAATTGAACGTTTTGGAAAAACGGACAGAGCACGCTTTGCAGATGCTTCAAACTCTGGATCCTCCCGGGATTGCTGCAAGAAATCTCACGGAATGCCTCATGATCCAACTCACTCAATTGGCGACGAAAGATCCGCTTGCAGAAGCGGTGGTGGCAGATCATCTCGATCAGCTTGCTGAGCGGCAGTTCAAAAAAATTGCGAAAGCACTGGACGTGGGTGTTGAAGACGTCGAGGCGGTAGCCGATTTTCTGAAGACGCTGAACCCGAAACCCGGTGCGAGCTTTCATTCTGAACCGGCCGAGTATGTCGCGCCGGATGTTCATGTGATTGACGTGAACGGCTCGTTGCACGTCAAGCTTGCAGAAAACCACCTCCCCAAGCTGACGATGAACAAGCAGTACGAACAGTTGCTCAGCGATGGCGGATCTGAAGTGGCTCACTATATGAAACAAAAGCATGAGCAGTTCCAATGGTTGAAAAAAAGCATCCGGCAGCGCCAGGAGACGATTTTAAAAGTGACAGAAGCGATCGTCCGCCATCAGGAAGCTTTTTTCCTTCACGGTGCAGAGTATCTGAACCCGTTGAATTTAAAGACCATTGCCGAAGAGCTTGATATTCATGAATCAACGGTTTCGAGAGCGACGAGCAAAAAGTATGTCCAGTCTCCCCGCGGTTTGTATGAACTGAAGTATTTTTTCAAAAGCGGGATTGCCGGTTCAGACGGTACGGGGGATTCGGCAGATAAGATCAAAGTGAACATGAAGCGTCTCATTGACGAAGAAGAGAAGAAAAAGCCATTGTCAGATCAAAAACTGGCGGAATTATTGGCATTGAAAGAGATTCATGTATCCCGCAGAACCGTTGCGAAATACCGTGAAGAGCTGTCTATCCCCTCATCATCAAAGCGGAAACGATTCTCTTGA
- the whiA gene encoding DNA-binding protein WhiA, protein MSFASVTKKELTQLDSDDCCAKAELAAIIRMNGSVHIRNMQISLDVQTENAAIARRIYTLLKKIYQVHVELLVRKKMRLKKNNVYVVRIGREARNLLENMKIVDESFSFTRDIDRELVRKDCCKRAYIRGAFLAGGSVNHPDTSSYHLEIFSFYEEHNESLLQLLDYFGIKGKLIERKKGFVLYLKEGERISEFLNVVGAHQALLKFEDVRIMKDMRNSVNRLVNCETANLNKTVGAAMRQVENIKLIRNTVGIDALPERLQEIAEKRLDHQDISLKELGEMLKGNVSKSGVNHRMRKIEEFANEIRAGKRTS, encoded by the coding sequence ATGTCATTTGCTTCAGTAACAAAAAAAGAATTAACGCAATTGGATTCTGATGATTGCTGTGCAAAAGCGGAACTTGCGGCAATCATCCGGATGAATGGATCGGTTCATATCCGGAATATGCAGATATCTCTGGATGTGCAGACTGAGAATGCCGCGATTGCCAGAAGAATCTATACGTTGTTAAAGAAAATTTATCAGGTACACGTCGAACTTCTCGTCCGGAAAAAGATGAGGCTGAAGAAAAATAATGTGTACGTTGTGCGTATTGGTCGTGAGGCGAGAAACCTCCTGGAAAATATGAAAATTGTTGATGAATCTTTTTCGTTTACAAGGGATATTGATAGGGAATTGGTAAGAAAAGACTGTTGCAAACGGGCCTATATCCGCGGGGCTTTTCTTGCGGGCGGGTCGGTCAATCACCCGGATACGTCCTCGTATCACCTTGAAATCTTCTCCTTTTATGAAGAACATAATGAATCGCTTTTGCAGCTGCTTGATTATTTTGGGATTAAAGGCAAATTGATCGAACGGAAAAAAGGATTCGTGCTCTATTTGAAAGAAGGCGAACGGATTAGTGAATTCTTGAATGTTGTCGGTGCGCATCAGGCACTGCTGAAATTTGAAGATGTCCGGATTATGAAGGATATGCGGAATTCGGTTAACCGGCTTGTAAATTGTGAAACAGCAAACTTGAATAAAACCGTGGGCGCCGCCATGCGTCAGGTGGAAAATATTAAACTGATCCGCAACACGGTGGGCATAGATGCATTACCTGAACGTCTGCAGGAAATTGCTGAAAAACGTTTGGACCATCAGGATATATCACTCAAAGAACTAGGTGAAATGCTCAAGGGGAACGTCAGTAAATCCGGCGTCAATCACAGAATGAGGAAAATTGAGGAATTTGCAAACGAAATCCGGGCAGGAAAGCGTACAAGCTGA